TGTCGCGTAAGCTGGCTATCGGCACCGAGTGACCCGAGCAGCTCAGGTCGACAATGTTCCGTAGTTCAGCGTAAAGAAACGGAAAGTTGTCGacaagattccatgctccctccAGGTATTTGATCTATTTAGATCGGGCTTCGGGAGTGCGCTGGATAACAGCGCCTTTTTAGATAACAAGATGTTGTCCAGCACGCTATCAAAGCAATAACGGCTGTAGCTTGTCGGTGATAATTGTGAAGCAAGAAGCAACGCAATGTCTCTTTTGGAACTCATCAGAGTAGATAAGGACATaaattgttgtttaaaaaatgtaaaaaaaatgtggaataaAAAGCCTTTTAAACCGGAAATTGTGGCTAGCAAAACTTTATAGGCGTTCTTGGTGAAGGCACAAAAAGAATAGGAAGGACATAGCGGTGATCAACGAGTTGGCCCTGCATCAAGACCTCAGCGAGTTTTGATCTACACGACCATACGTGGGTCGCATCCTTATTAATGGTGTTAGCGAATCGATTCTATCACACGCTGGCTCAGCTAATATCATCCTAACGCGGCTACTTAGGTGAGCACGACGATTTGTGGACTTTTGCTACTTGGTTCCGGAGGTGACCCCGTATGGGATAGTAACGTGTTCTGGATCAGACTTTTGAGAGGATGATttgcaaatgttctgacttttcaggctctgacgagGGCAATGACGCCGAAACTTTGGTTATAATGAGAAGTGTTAATCTTGGCAGTTGCTTCACGTTCCTTACCGTTGTCTAATCTAATCTATTTCCATTCCAATCCACTTTTCTTAAAACTGAATCTATTTTAAGTGGATGATAAACCAGACAGGCTACAATGGATTATGTGGTTTGCGTAATTCCTTGCGTAGGTAGCGAAGCAGATTTCCCAGCCCATCCCATTCAATCAGTACGATTTATGGAATTATCTGTGTTGAAAGACCTACAATTTCGGTATCAGAAGCTGTTTTATATCCGCAATATGCCCAATTTATAGAGACTGCTCTTCATTGATTCCAGAAATCCCCATAAATCTTCCGCGTCACCTTTCCCTACTCCGTCTTTTAAATCTGGTCTTACACCTTCTTTTTGTGTTCCTCTTTGATACTCCAAGTAACCGCCAATTTCCAGTTTTTAAATGCAACTTTTCTGTCCTATAAACTATTAATAAACATAAGCtgctaataaataatgaaaaaaagaaaaacgaatttaGAGCGGTTTAATGAATCATAGCTCCAGTGTTCCCAAACAGCCAAATTTCAagtatccgaaaaaaaaatcccacaaaTATGTAGTAGGCCTCCTTGTCATTTCTGAAACCCCAATTAAGAATAATTgcaggaaaagagaaagaattgGGAAAACGTTGAGGTGGATGAGATGAGAGGAGATATTTGAAAAGACCATAAATACCTATAATagtaaatttcacatttttaagaaaaaatctgcaGGCGACAAAACCTCTTGTGtggtttgcaaaaattttattacgaTATTCAATCATTTAACTGTACTGAGCTAATATTTGCGGccaattcagaaaaattgttctaaatgaaagaaaatcgttTCAGattcacctcattttttttcctttcctgctTCTGGCTATCATTACCTCAAAGAAAAAGGTTATACCGGTGATTCTGGAAGCCATCTGGTGCAGATGATAGCTTTAAAGTACAATTTGTGTTTTAGTACTACACCTGAACACATTTTTAATAATCTGTTGAGAATGTTgactaaaatttattttaataatctATTGAGAATGTTGACTAAAATTTACATACCgatattattttatgttatttttactgtattattttcattctattccGGGAACTTCAAACCTCATGAAAAAAGCCTTTAAGAATACTACAACGGTGCTTTGTGTGGTTTTCTGTAGATGAAATTGCTGATAGGATGCTTTTACCAGTAACTGGACCTGCTGCGGGCGGGTTTTCCCCGCTCAGTGGCTCTTGCTTTTCCCATCTTAACGGCTTTCTTTTCCCGCGATAGGCTGTTTGGATTTATGTGATAATCACGATCTGCAAAGAATCCTATTCGAACGGCATACGTATGTTGTTATGAATAAATTGAGCTAATCGGGTGAGGTCAGCTTCAACCAAAAGACGTTACCTAATTGCCTCGATTCTCGAGCATCACATTCCTGCAGTGGGCACAATATTTCACGTGAGCTTTGAGATTTTCCTGGTATCTCACTTCCAACATTTTAGGGTATTCGcatttgtttttctccatTAATCTTTGCAACAATACGATTCTCTCCAAGACAGGAGCAATTAAGTAGGATTTAGTGGCGGAAAGGCTTCATGAAGCGCCGTAGAACACGTTTATCGAGGAACCTTCtcgttcaaaaaaagttttctattcaatttatttttaagttaTTTATGTATCTATTTTCGTTCCtactcaaaaatatttttctatttaatttaattttcgttatttttctatttattttttattttcctcttttatatttaaattttacaGATTCCGGAGTCTTTCCCAGAGTCTTCAGTGTGAAAATGCAGGATTTTCTGTATAGAAAGcgtattacttatttattaaaaatttctgcttttttttcgggaattaTTCCGCGTGGGAAAGCTATGATTTGATTAAAGTACAATGCGACTACGCCTATATATTGTTCAAATCCAGATTTTTAACTAATAGCCGAACATAGGAGTAAAGTTTTCTGCATggttctttttagaaaaattagaattttgtcGTTATCATGTGCATCGCTTTtctcatcacttttttctatccGATTCTATTGTGACTTTGTtccaaagtttttattttcttttctaggaaATCTTCCAAAATGCAGTGTGATCCAATCGTATACGATGTGTCCAACGTGTCGTCTTACGTGGTGAATGCGATGGGTAGCCGATGTTTATCCGTGAGtgtttttccgaaaaaaataccCGTTAACTTAAGAATTTTGAAGGTGTTATTTTGAAGCTGAGGAACGAAGCCCTTTTCATGAACTAGGGAGGTGCATTAATTTTTCACATAACGTTCCTATCTTAGAAGAATAATCCAAAGATTTATTGAATAAGCAGCCAAACATTTCCTGatacgagaagaaaattttcagttgtAGCAAAtcagttcctcttttttttctcgtcaccTCTGTATGTATGCGTACGTGTGCAACATGAATGTGTACAGCGGTTTTTGCTAAAATTCCTTTATCGTTTCTTTGAGCATAAATTTCCACTAGAATGACGTTCCACATAAAAGACGTGTCTGTCACAAACATGTAAATTTTTTGAGCCCACAACCCTTCAGAAACTCCTGACTAGAATAAGGAACGAATATTTAGCTCATCCGCGCACGTCCTCACATACAGAAGTGCACGTCATAAGGATGTTATTGGGGAATGGGAGgttcttccatttgttttttttggttcttccaaaattaaatcaaaaacgACTATTATAGAAACGTATTGAAGCGAAATCAAACACATAACTAAGAAAGCTACTTAAGGTTTTCCTCGTTGAATGATATCCGCTCTAAGCACGGATTCTTTCTACACCAGTTAGGCTACCGTATCATGAAGTTGGCCTGGTGCGGATCCCACAGCGAAACCATTGAgttcgggtagtagattgcggaacccagGACCGgaattccgctcatctttccgtatttgtcgtaaaaaaacggcgtcaaAGACGCCATCTTTCTTATACGACGATTTCAATTGCAATGCTtcacccttgcgcacgcgccgcatccgtatgcgagcggtcgaagatcgatTATGCTTattcaccagcctattcaagtaaaatcaatgaatatgCTGCTGAGATGATGTGAGCGTGTACAGATgcacgtgttctaacgtacctcgtaggaactaaagagGTTCCCACGCCGATTTTTACAAcgatgggggggggggggggaagagAACGAAACAACATtgggttccgtaatctactccATCCGAGCTCTACGCTTTCGCTCTGGCTTTCACTCCACGTGAAAATCGAGATACGTTGGGTCTAAAAAAACCACCAGCTAAAAAACACCTTGTCGTTGTGAAACATCTTTATAAAATGCATTTAACGAGACTGTTCTTTTGTTCTAGTAACAAAATTTTATCGAAACTTTATTTATAGCCTGTCGCTTTGACAAGCTCGTCTTTATCAACAGCCTGGAAATGTTTCGAGGTTTTTGACGTTACATGTATTCCATAAAAACTCCTCCTTTCGAGTTACCATGCCTCGATATCTTTCCAATTACACCACGCAAGGGCTCCAAGCAGGAAAACAAATTGACTAGTCTCGTCAGAGTGGGGCTTGTGAACCACCGTGTTCCTACAGGTTGTCACCTAAGGCAAATGACATCTACGCACTGTACCGTAACCTTAACTAATTGTGTCtgtaaagttaaaaaaaactgcatgtgggacaaccCTATGGCTTACAGAATGTTACGAACGGTTTAAAGCCTCTCAATAGCGCCGACAAATAAactctcatttttcttatttatggATGGGTTCTttacggaaatccagaatgcctTTAATGCCTCCCTAGCATTTGATGTTACCATTAGAAGGAGGGGGCACAAGATTGAGAAAGATTCTTCAAATCTTATGGAAAATGGCCTGAAGAAGAGGGAACTCAGGGATTGTTGGTATTAAATGAGTATAAGTTCCAAAGTAGGTGAGAGTAATCGAATGGCTTGAGAACTGGTCAGTATCTtagttcatcaaaaaaaaaaactcgtatgACTGCAGTTTTTACAATTGTTTTGCGGTTAGCAAGCATTTTTCGTAAATGTTATTAAATCTAGTTATATCTCTGCACAAATGTCATCCCTCAAAGTTATTGTACTCAAAATTACatcaaaattgagaaaaagcaTGGTTCCATCGTTTCTTTTCATCCTTTGCATTTTGTTTCGCAGAAACACTAAAATAAGGACTAACGCTAGCACAAACCTACACGATTAATTCACTCACAGAAAGTTCTCCAACTTTTGAAAGTACCTTCATTGGCAAAATAATTTTGACATTTCATTACAGGACGCGATTCTAATTCCTACTGCGATCACCTATTCAATCATTTTTATCGTTGGTACAATCGGAAACATTTGTACATGCTTGGTGGTTATCCGGAACAAATCGATGCATACACATACAAATGTTTACCTAGTCAGCCTTGCTCTCTCCGATCTTCTGGTTCTCTTCCTGGGTATGtgcaagaaatttttaagCCATTATTTAGTTCTTCAaccagcaaagaaaaatcttttttttcctaaaaataacGATTTTTCGCCACAAATTAAGTGCAAacgttttaaagttttttgaTCCTACTCAGACAAAATATCTTAtgcttcttctatttttcagtGCATATTACGGTTCGTAGATagataaataagcaaattttTTCAGGTCTTCCAATGGAGTTTTACGCAGTGATTGGGACCTCTTATCCGTACGAATTTGGCGAATGGATTTGTAAAGGAAGAGCGTATCTGATAGAATTCACCAGTTACGCTTCAATTCTTGTTATTTGTTCCTTCACTGTGGAACGATGGTTAGCTATATGGTTGGTTTGTTCGTCATAATAGTGCATTCAAAAATTATCGACTGTAAACAACTAAACCATcgtaaacaaagaaataagttTTCTCTGTTTAAAAGACTACTTTCTGCAATAACTAACTTTCAGTCATCCGCTTCGATCGCAATTCGCGCCAAAAATCTCTAGAGCCTATATGACGGTCATTATAATGTGGATCATCTCAGCGTTCGCCGCTCTACCTATAGGACATATTGTGATAATCAACCGTCTTCCGTTACCTCCATGGGGAATGGACCAGCCGTGGACCTCTCTGGTGGGTGATTCTGTTACTTCACGAAGCTGGTAGTGACCATCCGTATGCTCATTGTCAtgcagaaataaatgaatttggTGAGTTTGGAAAAGCGTCTAAGCTTCTTTGTCTCACTGCATCGCTAGGTTGATGTGGAGCTTCAAAATCATGGATAATTTCCAGCATTCGATTTATTTGACgactaattaaattaattaatggaCTGGTCTGTGTTCTGAGTCTAGTTGAGTTGAGTTGGTTCAGTTCTAGTCTGACTCAGTTCTATACACCTCATCCGCCAACTTTGTTGTGCTCGATAGACCTAATGTATGCGTCGTTGTTTCCTATGCTGTGAATCCTGACATTTTGCCTTATCTGAGAAGAAATACAGAATGTCCACAGAAACCGTTTTCCCACCTCTCCAACTTCGTATCTGGTGAATGCTACATATTTTATCCCGATCATGCTGGAAACCGGAACGGTCTGATAGTCTAGGCCTCACCGCATCGCTAGTCTGATAGGAGCTTCAAGATCATGGATGATTTCCAGAATCCGACTCATTTGACTTGACTGACTTAACTCACTTGTATACACTTAATCTGATAGATTATATTCAAGTAGTGAACTTTTTCCTGCAAATCTCTGCTTTATaactctcgtagctgccgttgttcttcagaaaACAGACCAAACAGTAGAGTTCATCCACTAGCTCAATCAACTGGCCGTCCACTTTGACTTTCGCTGAAGGTCTCGCTGAAATCCACACCTGCTCACAACTACCAGGACGAGGTCGTAATGCATAACCTAGCCTCGATACGAGATTGAGACAACACGATAACGTGTTGCATTTTAGTTCAATCGAACCAAATTCAACTTTAGTAGCGGTGCCCCAAGactgaacaaaaaatagagGCTCTGAACAAACACATCACCAAGTCCTTCTTCGTAGATGCTAAGCAAATTccaaaaacatttgttttaatttttgttttttattagaTGTGccatagaacaaaaataagaaagagcaGAGCTCTCTGGGACTTCGCCTAGACTTTATATAGCAAATTTTAAATGCCTTTTTTTGCGCATTCGTGTGGCAGGCcgatatttccttcttttctgcaaTCCTGGTGAGAAATCCTGAGGCGAGATTATTTTTCCAAGCCGAAACAAAAACAGTAGTAGAACAACGGATAAAACAATTAAGCTAGAAGTGCGTGTATGCCAGGAGATGCTAGATGTCAAATAATCCTAAGCTAAAAAAACCTAAGCTAGGAAAAACATCGTAAGTAGTAGAAGTACGGGAGATAAAACgtgatgcattttttttccgaaattacTAGATAGGGAAATGGTGGGCGCTGAAGTTAAGTGTATTTTGATTTATAGGTCTCAGATGACTTCAAGACTGTTAAAGATACCGAATTCTGTGCTATGGATGTTACCGAGCATGAACTCCAAAAACGTCTCATCTATATTGCATTCCTAGCATTTTTTATGGCCCCAGGTTACTGTTTCGAATCTTCGTTACTCACTAATTTCCCTTTAAAGACGTTGTTTCCAGCCTTATTGATAACGATGATGT
This is a stretch of genomic DNA from Necator americanus strain Aroian chromosome II, whole genome shotgun sequence. It encodes these proteins:
- a CDS encoding hypothetical protein (NECATOR_CHRII.G7862.T1), with the protein product MQCDPIVYDVSNVSSYVVNAMGSRCLSDAILIPTAITYSIIFIVGTIGNICTCLVVIRNKSMHTHTNVYLVSLALSDLLVLFLGLPMEFYAVIGTSYPYEFGEWICKGRAYLIEFTSYASILVICSFTVERWLAICHPLRSQFAPKISRAYMTVIIMWIISAFAALPIGHIVIINRLPLPPWGMDQPWTSLVSDDFKTVKDTEFCAMDVTEHELQKRLIYIAFLAFFMAPALLITMMYSHIAMRIASNDSLLGVVKEARMKANQNVIKMLISVVVSFFLCWLPFHIQRLLSLFITDHEGNVSSAVETVASLVYFISGCCYYSNSAINPILYNLFSQKYRKAFSSTILGNKITKKIRPQWYTAKSSAFSRRSNLDNSSHGHRTTGNSTKRLIPQKQRYLDCSDIKTAAILV
- a CDS encoding hypothetical protein (NECATOR_CHRII.G7862.T2) → MQCDPIVYDVSNVSSYVVNAMGSRCLSDAILIPTAITYSIIFIVGTIGNICTCLVVIRNKSMHTHTNVYLVSLALSDLLVLFLGLPMEFYAVIGTSYPYEFGEWICKGRAYLIEFTSYASILVICSFTVERWLAICHPLRSQFAPKISRAYMTVIIMWIISAFAALPIGHIVIINRLPLPPWGMDQPWTSLVSDDFKTVKDTEFCAMDVTEHELQKRLIYIAFLAFFMAPALLITMMYSHIAMRIASNDSLLGVVKEARMKANQNVIKMLRCCYYSNSAINPILYNLFSQKYRKAFSSTILGNKITKKIRPQWYTAKSSAFSRRSNLDNSSHGHRTTGNSTKRLIPQKQRYLDCSDIKTAAILV